Proteins encoded by one window of Cyanobium sp. NS01:
- the tsaD gene encoding tRNA (adenosine(37)-N6)-threonylcarbamoyltransferase complex transferase subunit TsaD — MPTVLALETSCDESAAAIVRDRTVLASAVASQVEEHARWGGVVPEIASRRHVEALPALIDRVCRQAGLGPAAMDAIAATATPGLLGALLVASLTGRTLARLHGRPFLGIHHLEGHLCSVQLGDPLPPGPYLVLLVSGGHTELIQVSGPGLYRRLGRSHDDAAGEAFDKVARLLELGYPGGPAIQAVSGAGDPHRFALPKGRVSRPEGGYHPYDFSFSGLKTAMLRLVRSLQQSGEPLPLADLAASFEQVVAEVLVERSCRCARDLGLGTLVLVGGVAANRRLRALLQERASRDGLQWRVAPLPFCTDNAAMIGVAACQRLDLGQTSCANLGVSARWPLEQADRLYEAAACF; from the coding sequence ATGCCAACGGTTCTGGCCCTCGAAACAAGTTGTGACGAGTCAGCGGCTGCGATTGTGCGCGATCGCACGGTGCTGGCCAGCGCCGTGGCCTCCCAGGTGGAGGAGCATGCCCGCTGGGGCGGCGTGGTGCCCGAAATTGCCTCGCGGCGCCATGTGGAGGCCCTCCCCGCCCTGATCGATCGGGTCTGCCGCCAGGCCGGCCTCGGCCCCGCCGCCATGGATGCCATCGCCGCCACCGCCACCCCTGGGCTGCTGGGGGCCCTGCTGGTGGCCTCGCTCACCGGCCGTACCCTGGCTCGGCTCCATGGCCGGCCCTTCCTGGGCATCCATCACCTGGAGGGTCATCTCTGCTCGGTGCAGCTCGGCGATCCGCTGCCGCCAGGGCCCTACCTGGTGCTGCTGGTCAGCGGCGGGCACACGGAGCTGATCCAGGTGAGCGGCCCAGGGCTCTACCGGCGGCTGGGGCGCAGCCACGACGACGCGGCCGGCGAGGCCTTCGACAAGGTGGCCCGCCTGCTGGAGCTGGGCTATCCCGGTGGACCTGCCATTCAGGCCGTCTCGGGCGCGGGGGATCCCCATCGCTTCGCCCTGCCCAAGGGCAGGGTGTCGAGGCCTGAGGGCGGCTACCACCCCTACGACTTCAGTTTCAGCGGGCTCAAGACGGCGATGTTGCGGCTGGTGCGGTCGCTGCAGCAGAGCGGAGAGCCGCTGCCGCTGGCCGACCTGGCCGCCAGCTTCGAGCAGGTGGTGGCGGAGGTGCTGGTGGAGCGCAGTTGCCGCTGTGCCCGCGACCTGGGCCTCGGCACCCTGGTGCTGGTGGGCGGCGTAGCCGCCAACCGGCGGCTGCGGGCCCTGCTGCAGGAGCGGGCCAGCCGCGATGGCCTGCAGTGGCGGGTGGCTCCCCTGCCGTTCTGCACCGACAACGCCGCCATGATCGGGGTGGCGGCCTGTCAGCGCCTGGACCTGGGCCAGACCAGCTGCGCCAACCTCGGTGTGTCGGCCCGTTGGCCCCTCGAGCAGGCGGACAGGCTCTATGAAGCTGCGGCCTGTTTCTGA
- a CDS encoding Photosystem I reaction center subunit III produces the protein MRRLLPRLCAVLLSAFLLIGLAPVASAAESVAGLTPCAESPRFQQRASAASTDQAKSRFNVYSQALCGDDGLPRLIVDGRFSHAGDFLIPGLLFLYIAGTIGWAGRSYLIAIRGSKDATMREIQIDMPLAFKSTLAAAVWPLAAFSEFAGGKMVEADSKVTVSPR, from the coding sequence ATGCGACGTCTTCTCCCCCGCCTGTGTGCGGTTCTGCTCTCGGCCTTTCTGCTCATCGGCCTTGCTCCCGTGGCTTCGGCCGCGGAATCGGTGGCCGGCCTGACCCCCTGTGCCGAGAGCCCCCGCTTCCAGCAGCGGGCCTCAGCTGCCAGCACCGACCAGGCCAAGTCCCGGTTCAACGTGTACAGCCAGGCCCTCTGCGGCGATGACGGCCTGCCCCGCCTGATCGTGGATGGCCGCTTCAGCCACGCCGGTGATTTCCTCATCCCAGGCCTGCTCTTCCTCTACATCGCCGGCACGATCGGCTGGGCCGGCCGCTCCTATCTGATCGCGATCCGCGGCAGCAAGGACGCCACCATGCGTGAGATCCAGATCGACATGCCACTGGCGTTCAAATCCACCCTCGCCGCTGCCGTCTGGCCCCTGGCAGCCTTCTCTGAGTTTGCCGGTGGAAAAATGGTTGAAGCCGACTCCAAAGTGACCGTTTCCCCCCGCTGA
- a CDS encoding Photosystem I reaction center subunit IX, translated as MKKFLTTAPVVAAIWFTLTAGITIEIFRFFPDLILRPL; from the coding sequence ATGAAAAAATTCCTCACCACCGCCCCCGTCGTGGCTGCCATCTGGTTCACCCTCACGGCCGGGATCACCATCGAGATCTTCCGCTTCTTCCCTGACCTGATCCTTCGCCCCCTCTGA
- the gmk gene encoding guanylate kinase, whose translation MARLTVITGPSGVGKGTLVAELLRRHPELWLSVSATTRAPRPGEQEGSSYFFLSRERFEQLVQEGGFLEWAEFAGNRYGTPRRPVEEHLEAGCSVLLEIELEGARQVRQTFQAGYQLFIKPPSLEELERRIRGRGTDSEEAIRRRLQRASVELAAEEEFDGVLVNGDLEAAVAELEAALGLAPG comes from the coding sequence ATGGCCCGACTCACCGTGATCACCGGTCCGAGCGGGGTGGGCAAGGGCACGCTGGTGGCCGAGCTGTTGCGGCGCCATCCCGAACTCTGGCTGTCGGTGTCGGCCACCACCAGGGCCCCCAGGCCCGGCGAACAGGAGGGCAGCAGCTACTTCTTCCTCAGCCGCGAGCGCTTCGAGCAGCTGGTGCAGGAGGGGGGATTTCTGGAGTGGGCCGAGTTTGCCGGCAACCGCTACGGAACGCCGCGGCGGCCGGTGGAGGAGCATCTGGAGGCAGGCTGCTCCGTGCTCCTGGAGATTGAACTGGAGGGGGCCCGCCAGGTGCGGCAGACCTTCCAGGCTGGTTATCAGCTGTTCATCAAGCCCCCCTCCCTGGAGGAGCTGGAGCGTCGCATCCGTGGGCGGGGCACCGACAGCGAGGAGGCGATCCGCCGCCGGCTGCAGCGGGCCTCGGTGGAACTGGCCGCTGAGGAGGAGTTCGATGGGGTGCTGGTCAACGGCGATCTTGAAGCGGCCGTGGCTGAGCTGGAAGCGGCCCTTGGCCTGGCCCCCGGCTGA
- a CDS encoding NFACT RNA binding domain-containing protein produces MASLQAQDVTSLKAVLAEWRRLLLPSRLEKAQQAGPGTIQLGLRHLQGMQWLELSWQAEAARVHAIAPPPRQGEGSTLAQQLQHGLGGLALVSLQQVGWERVLELGFARRPGEAPQRWLVAELMGRHSNLLLLEPDGDGRQVVALGRQVKTAQSRLRPIGTGDPYQPPPPLDGAPPSRAESFERWRQRVALLPLPLEQALRSAYQGISPALARQLAPPQWLQQPVTELQSHQWELLWQRWQLWLAAVEAERFCWQGDAEGYRCWSAEPHAQPPASAAMPINRGLAAFYGRALAQQSLSQQRRQLQQQLERLLRREQQQAGSQQALLDAVPESDALQLQADALLSQFQPSRSCIDTAQKLYRQARRRRRSVAAIQERLAWHGQRLAWLEASLTYLDQAEDLEALQGLGRDLEEHLHPGGRPARQSRRGSGQGREGQPQPLELISPGGLTLQVGRNHRQNEWIAFRQARRGDLWFHAQELPGSHVVLRSSAAAAGDEDLQAAADLAAHFSRGRGNRRVPVLMVPTAELQRIPGAAPGTVRHRGGSLLWGEPERALSLLAARQP; encoded by the coding sequence ATGGCGAGCCTCCAGGCCCAGGACGTGACCAGCCTCAAGGCGGTGCTGGCCGAATGGCGGCGCCTGCTGCTGCCCAGCCGCCTGGAAAAAGCCCAGCAGGCCGGCCCGGGCACCATCCAGCTGGGGCTGCGCCACCTGCAGGGGATGCAGTGGCTGGAGCTGAGCTGGCAGGCCGAGGCGGCCCGGGTGCACGCCATCGCCCCCCCACCGCGCCAGGGTGAGGGCAGCACCCTGGCCCAGCAGCTGCAGCACGGGCTCGGTGGACTGGCCCTGGTGAGCCTTCAGCAGGTCGGCTGGGAGCGGGTGCTGGAGCTGGGCTTCGCCCGCCGCCCCGGTGAGGCTCCGCAGCGCTGGCTGGTGGCTGAGCTGATGGGCCGGCACAGCAACCTGCTGCTGCTGGAGCCCGATGGCGACGGCCGCCAGGTGGTGGCTCTGGGGCGCCAGGTGAAGACAGCCCAGTCGCGGCTGCGGCCGATCGGCACCGGCGATCCCTACCAGCCACCCCCGCCCCTGGACGGGGCCCCGCCCAGCCGCGCCGAGAGCTTCGAGCGCTGGCGCCAGCGCGTGGCCCTGCTGCCCCTGCCGCTGGAGCAGGCCCTGCGCAGCGCCTACCAGGGCATCAGCCCGGCCCTGGCCCGCCAGCTCGCCCCACCGCAGTGGCTGCAGCAACCTGTGACCGAGCTGCAGAGTCACCAGTGGGAGCTGCTCTGGCAGCGCTGGCAGCTCTGGCTGGCGGCGGTGGAGGCCGAGCGCTTCTGCTGGCAGGGCGACGCCGAGGGCTACCGCTGCTGGAGCGCCGAGCCCCATGCGCAGCCACCAGCCAGCGCCGCGATGCCGATCAACCGCGGCCTGGCTGCGTTCTATGGCCGCGCCCTGGCCCAGCAGAGCCTGAGCCAGCAGCGCCGGCAGCTGCAGCAGCAGCTGGAGCGGCTGCTGCGGCGCGAGCAGCAGCAGGCCGGCAGCCAGCAGGCCCTGCTCGATGCCGTACCGGAGAGCGACGCCCTGCAGCTGCAGGCCGATGCCCTGCTGAGCCAGTTCCAGCCCAGCCGCAGCTGCATCGACACCGCCCAGAAGCTCTACCGCCAGGCCCGCAGGCGACGCCGCTCCGTGGCGGCCATCCAGGAGCGGCTGGCCTGGCACGGGCAGCGCCTGGCCTGGCTGGAGGCCAGCCTCACCTACCTCGACCAGGCGGAGGATCTCGAGGCGCTCCAGGGCCTGGGCCGGGATCTGGAGGAACACCTCCACCCCGGCGGCAGGCCAGCCCGGCAGTCCCGGCGGGGCAGCGGCCAGGGTCGGGAGGGCCAGCCCCAGCCCCTCGAGCTGATCAGCCCGGGGGGGCTCACGCTCCAGGTGGGCCGCAACCACCGCCAGAACGAGTGGATCGCCTTTCGCCAGGCCCGGCGCGGCGACCTCTGGTTCCATGCCCAGGAGCTACCGGGCAGCCACGTGGTGCTGCGCAGTTCGGCGGCAGCGGCGGGGGACGAGGATCTGCAGGCTGCGGCCGATCTGGCAGCCCACTTCAGCCGCGGGCGGGGCAACCGCCGCGTGCCTGTGCTGATGGTGCCCACGGCAGAGCTGCAGCGGATTCCGGGCGCCGCCCCCGGCACGGTGCGGCATCGCGGCGGCAGCCTGCTCTGGGGGGAACCGGAGCGGGCTCTTAGCCTGCTGGCAGCACGGCAACCATGA
- the tatC gene encoding twin-arginine translocase subunit TatC, with translation MTDTSPQDPGPAGPPPPIRIEVGRGEREPRPATPSGALAGEEFPGEVEMSLVDHIEELRRRVLRALLALLAGAALCLVFVKPLVRLLEMPAEGIRFLQLAPGEFLFVSLKVAGYAGLTLALPYVLYEGLAFVLPGLNRRERRLVAPAVAGSAVLFAAGLAFAWWALVPAALRFLVSYGADVVEPSWSIERYLDFVLLLMVATGLAFQLPVLQLLLGALGLVRSGAMLSGWRWVVLLAALAGAVLTPSTDPVTMLLLTGAISALYLVGVGLVAFSERLRAWPAGAQPLGSEEA, from the coding sequence ATGACGGACACCTCCCCCCAGGATCCCGGCCCTGCCGGGCCACCGCCGCCGATCCGGATCGAGGTCGGTCGGGGTGAGCGGGAACCCCGTCCCGCCACCCCCAGCGGCGCCCTTGCTGGCGAGGAGTTCCCAGGCGAAGTGGAGATGAGCCTGGTGGACCACATCGAGGAGCTGCGGCGCCGGGTGCTGCGGGCCCTGCTGGCGCTGCTGGCGGGGGCGGCCCTGTGTCTGGTGTTCGTCAAACCGCTGGTGCGGCTCCTGGAGATGCCGGCCGAGGGCATCCGCTTCCTGCAGCTGGCGCCGGGCGAGTTTCTGTTCGTGTCTCTGAAGGTGGCGGGCTACGCCGGGCTCACCCTGGCCCTCCCCTACGTGCTCTACGAGGGTCTGGCCTTCGTGCTGCCGGGTCTGAACCGGCGGGAACGGCGGCTGGTGGCGCCGGCGGTGGCGGGCTCGGCGGTGCTGTTCGCCGCCGGGCTGGCCTTTGCCTGGTGGGCTCTGGTGCCGGCCGCCCTGCGCTTTCTGGTGAGCTATGGCGCCGATGTGGTGGAGCCGAGCTGGTCGATCGAGCGCTACCTCGACTTCGTGCTGCTGCTGATGGTGGCCACCGGCCTGGCCTTCCAGCTGCCGGTGCTGCAGCTGCTGCTGGGCGCCCTTGGGCTGGTGCGCTCCGGCGCCATGCTCTCGGGCTGGCGCTGGGTGGTGCTGCTGGCGGCCCTGGCTGGAGCGGTGCTCACCCCCTCCACCGATCCGGTCACGATGCTGCTGCTCACCGGCGCCATCAGCGCCCTGTATCTGGTGGGCGTGGGCCTGGTGGCCTTCAGCGAGCGGCTTCGGGCCTGGCCGGCCGGGGCCCAGCCCCTTGGCTCGGAGGAGGCCTGA
- a CDS encoding DUF3067 family protein, giving the protein MDPSSPLSAEELLGLLRRRWQASYDLQLVQRRGRLYLQVMWAYLEQQSFPLSAEAYAAKLEELTGLLNGLGVAGQVRAWLETTSDKPRLGRALGLALELPPERASEFFL; this is encoded by the coding sequence GTGGATCCTTCGTCTCCCCTCAGCGCCGAGGAGCTGCTCGGCCTGCTGCGCCGGCGCTGGCAGGCCAGCTACGACCTGCAGCTGGTGCAGCGCCGCGGCCGCCTCTATCTCCAGGTGATGTGGGCCTATCTGGAACAGCAGTCGTTCCCGCTCTCCGCCGAGGCCTACGCGGCCAAGCTGGAGGAGCTCACGGGGCTGCTGAATGGGCTGGGCGTGGCGGGCCAGGTGAGGGCCTGGCTGGAGACCACCTCCGATAAGCCCAGACTGGGTCGGGCCCTGGGCCTGGCCCTGGAGTTGCCGCCAGAGCGGGCCAGTGAGTTCTTTCTCTGA
- the petC gene encoding cytochrome b6-f complex iron-sulfur subunit, with protein MTQMPASASSGDVPGMGRRQFMNLLTFGSLTGVALGALYPVVNYFIPPKAAGGGGGTSAKDELGNPVTGSGWLSSHKEGDRSLVQGLKGDPTYLIVEGDDAIGSYGINAICTHLGCVVPWNGGQNKFICPCHGSQYDATGMVVRGPAPLSLALAHVSVEDDNVFLSQWTETDFRNGDKPWWA; from the coding sequence ATGACCCAGATGCCAGCGAGTGCTTCGAGCGGTGATGTGCCCGGCATGGGCCGTCGGCAGTTCATGAACCTGCTGACCTTCGGCTCCCTCACGGGCGTGGCCCTCGGAGCGCTCTACCCGGTGGTCAACTACTTCATTCCGCCCAAGGCCGCCGGCGGTGGTGGGGGCACCTCCGCCAAGGACGAGCTCGGCAATCCCGTCACCGGCAGCGGCTGGCTCAGCTCCCACAAGGAAGGGGACCGCAGCCTGGTGCAGGGTCTCAAGGGCGATCCCACCTACCTGATCGTGGAGGGCGACGACGCCATCGGCAGCTATGGCATCAATGCCATCTGCACCCACCTGGGCTGCGTGGTTCCCTGGAACGGCGGCCAGAACAAGTTCATCTGCCCCTGCCACGGCTCCCAGTACGACGCCACCGGCATGGTGGTGCGAGGACCGGCTCCCCTCTCCCTGGCCCTGGCCCATGTGTCCGTCGAAGACGACAACGTGTTCCTCAGCCAGTGGACCGAAACCGACTTCCGAAACGGCGACAAGCCCTGGTGGGCCTGA
- the petA gene encoding cytochrome f yields the protein MRRSLSLLLGCLLSVTVLLGAASPSWAYPFWAQQNYDSPREATGKLVCANCHLAKKATRIELPQAVFPDTVFKAVVEIPYDTSVQQLSGDGSGTGLNVGAVVMLPDGFTLAPQDRLSEELKEETAGIYYTQYSDDQPNILLVGPLPGDQHQEIVFPLLSPDPAQDSSIHFGKYQLHVGGNRGRGQVYPTGEKSNNTIFNATAAGTVSAVTPADGGATVVEITTADGSVISETIPAGPTVTAAVGETVAAGAPLTNDPNVGGFGQIDTEVVLQDPVRIYGLLAFFAAIAVAQIFLVLKKRQVERVQAAEGIV from the coding sequence ATGCGCCGCTCCCTCTCCCTGCTGCTCGGTTGCCTTCTCAGCGTCACCGTGCTGCTCGGTGCCGCTTCCCCCAGCTGGGCCTACCCCTTCTGGGCTCAACAGAACTACGACAGCCCCCGTGAAGCCACGGGCAAGCTGGTCTGCGCCAACTGCCACCTGGCCAAGAAGGCCACCCGCATCGAACTTCCCCAGGCCGTCTTCCCGGACACGGTGTTCAAGGCCGTGGTGGAGATTCCCTACGACACCTCGGTGCAACAGCTCTCCGGCGATGGCAGCGGCACCGGCCTGAATGTGGGCGCCGTGGTGATGCTGCCCGATGGTTTCACCCTGGCCCCCCAGGATCGCCTCAGTGAGGAGCTCAAGGAGGAAACGGCGGGCATCTACTACACCCAGTACTCCGACGACCAGCCCAACATCCTGCTCGTGGGTCCTCTGCCTGGCGACCAGCACCAGGAGATCGTCTTCCCCCTGCTCTCCCCCGATCCGGCCCAGGACAGCAGCATCCACTTCGGCAAATACCAGCTGCACGTGGGTGGCAACCGTGGCCGCGGCCAGGTGTATCCCACCGGTGAGAAGTCGAACAACACGATCTTCAACGCCACGGCCGCCGGTACCGTCTCCGCTGTGACTCCCGCCGATGGCGGCGCCACCGTGGTGGAGATCACCACGGCAGACGGCTCCGTGATCAGCGAAACCATCCCGGCCGGTCCGACCGTGACCGCCGCCGTCGGTGAGACCGTGGCGGCCGGCGCACCGCTCACCAACGACCCCAACGTGGGGGGCTTCGGCCAGATCGACACCGAGGTGGTGCTGCAGGATCCCGTGCGGATCTACGGCCTGCTGGCGTTCTTCGCGGCCATTGCCGTGGCCCAGATCTTCCTGGTGCTGAAGAAGCGCCAGGTGGAGCGAGTGCAGGCCGCCGAAGGCATTGTCTGA